A single region of the Anabaena sphaerica FACHB-251 genome encodes:
- a CDS encoding TEK-like protein has product MNAKSNKTLKAAAISSLLAGGAVAASFISAEPAKAQFIGADSQSRVSGAVTSVLTNGVTNSFAAEVVFPEQSIASTGALTISATYASVGSDASQIAITTANMSAGTATYSASTVEAATARAIDSAEGATRFGDIIGIVKQWQSGGSAALD; this is encoded by the coding sequence ATGAACGCTAAATCTAACAAAACATTAAAAGCTGCTGCTATTTCTTCTCTGTTAGCAGGTGGTGCAGTTGCAGCTTCATTCATCTCTGCTGAACCAGCTAAAGCTCAATTCATCGGTGCTGATTCTCAGTCTAGAGTATCTGGTGCTGTCACCAGCGTTTTAACCAATGGTGTAACCAACAGCTTTGCGGCTGAAGTCGTATTTCCAGAGCAGTCTATAGCTTCGACAGGTGCTTTAACAATTAGTGCTACTTATGCTAGTGTCGGTTCAGATGCGAGCCAAATTGCTATTACAACAGCAAACATGAGTGCTGGTACTGCAACTTATTCTGCCAGCACAGTTGAAGCTGCTACTGCTCGTGCGATAGATTCTGCTGAAGGCGCTACTCGCTTTGGTGACATTATCGGTATCGTCAAACAGTGGCAAAGTGGCGGTTCTGCGGCGTTGGACTAA
- a CDS encoding TEK-like protein, with the protein MNTNFTHTSKASVIAFLLVGGAVATSFIAEKPAQAQFIGNDSQSRASAAVTSVLSNGTTNSFASEIVFPQNSITPTGQLILRINYGAGGHDPSQVTITKGNMYAGTTNYTDKTIQAAIARAIDAAINDVRFGDIIGIVKSWQSAGSAALD; encoded by the coding sequence ATGAACACCAACTTTACCCACACATCAAAAGCATCAGTCATTGCATTTTTATTGGTAGGGGGTGCAGTTGCAACCTCATTTATTGCAGAGAAACCTGCTCAGGCTCAGTTTATCGGTAATGATTCCCAGTCTAGAGCCTCAGCGGCAGTGACTAGCGTTTTATCAAATGGTACAACTAATAGCTTTGCATCAGAAATTGTATTTCCCCAAAATTCCATTACTCCGACTGGTCAACTGATATTAAGAATTAATTATGGTGCTGGAGGCCATGATCCTAGTCAAGTGACAATTACTAAGGGAAATATGTATGCTGGTACAACCAATTATACAGACAAAACTATTCAAGCTGCGATCGCTCGCGCCATTGATGCTGCTATTAATGATGTTCGCTTTGGTGACATTATCGGCATTGTGAAATCATGGCAAAGTGCCGGTTCTGCTGCTCTAGATTAA